GACCATCGGCATCTTCGAGCGACCCTTGGAGCGGTAGCTCATCTTGGCGACCTGGCAGACGATCTGGTCGTAGGCCGGGTAGACGAAGCCGTCGAACTGGATCTCGACCACCGGGCGGTAGCCACGCAGCGCCATGCCGACCGCGGTGCCGACGATGCCGGACTCGGCCAGCGGGGAGTCGATGACGCGGTCCTCGCCGAAGTCCTTCTGGAGGCCGTCGGTGATGCGGAAGACGCCGCCGAGCTTGCCGACGTCCTCACCCATGATGAGGACCTTCGGGTCGTCCTCCATCGCCTTGCGCAGGCCCATGTTGAGACCCTTGGCGAGGGTGATCTTGGTGGTGCTCATGCGTGGCTCCCCTCGAACGAGGCGAGGTACTTCGCGTAGCCCTCGCGCTGGGCCGCGATCTCGTCGGTCTCCTCGGCGTACACGTGGTCGAACATGCTCAGCGCCTCCGGGTCCTTGAGCGCCTTGCAGCCCTCGCGTAGGTAGTGGCCGAGCTCGTCGGCCTCGACCTTCAGCGCGTCGATGAACGCGTCCTCGGCCAGCCCGTTGCGCCGCAGGTAGGCCGCGAGCCGGGCGATCGGGTCCTTGAGCTTCCAGTTCTCGACGTCGTCGGAGAGCCGGTAGCGGGTCGGGTCGTCGGTCGTGGTGTGGGCGCCCATCCGGTAGGTGTAGGCCTCCACGAACGTCGGGCCCTGGCCGTCGCGGGCACGCTGAAGCGCGGCCTGCGTGACGGCGTACGTCGCGAGCACGTCGTTGCCGTCGACGCGCACGCCCGGGAAGCCGAAGCCCAGCGCGCGCTGGTAGAGCGGGATCCGGCTCTGGCGCTCGATCGGCTCGGAGATGGCCCACTGGTTGTTCTGGCAGAAGAACACGACCGGAGCGTTGTACGACGCGGCGAAGATGAAGGCCTCGTTGACGTCGCCCTGACTGCTGGCTCCGTCACCGAAGTGCGCGATCACTGCGGCGTCGCGGTCGGGGTCACCGGTGCCGACGTCGCCGTCGCGCTGGATGCCCATCGCGTAGCCGGTGGCGTGCAGGGCCTGCGCGCCGATGACGATCGTGTAGAGCCCGAAGTTGTTGTCGTTGGGGTTCCACGCACCGTGGTCGACCCCGCGGAAGAGGCCGAGCAG
This is a stretch of genomic DNA from Nocardioides sp. InS609-2. It encodes these proteins:
- the pdhA gene encoding pyruvate dehydrogenase (acetyl-transferring) E1 component subunit alpha; translation: MSHHGFGPDLAEVFGPSQQDGGPELVQLLTPEGERVHHPEFDRDFSAEELRGFYRDMVLTRRIDTEATALQRHGELGIWAQLLGQEAAQIGAGRALRPQDYVFPTYREHGVAYCRGVDPLNLLGLFRGVDHGAWNPNDNNFGLYTIVIGAQALHATGYAMGIQRDGDVGTGDPDRDAAVIAHFGDGASSQGDVNEAFIFAASYNAPVVFFCQNNQWAISEPIERQSRIPLYQRALGFGFPGVRVDGNDVLATYAVTQAALQRARDGQGPTFVEAYTYRMGAHTTTDDPTRYRLSDDVENWKLKDPIARLAAYLRRNGLAEDAFIDALKVEADELGHYLREGCKALKDPEALSMFDHVYAEETDEIAAQREGYAKYLASFEGSHA